Proteins from a genomic interval of Pristis pectinata isolate sPriPec2 chromosome 21, sPriPec2.1.pri, whole genome shotgun sequence:
- the alkbh4 gene encoding alpha-ketoglutarate-dependent dioxygenase alkB homolog 4, producing the protein MDNNEWKPSQSGRRKQDYGPKVNFKKHKLKVGCFSGLPSSSLLLVDRMAQYSVLEDFLPVEQCNLDYRPEHGSAIDPHFDDWWLWGKRLVSINLLSETILSMTCDSEDFLQLHLTEMLHNAQQNELINGNSESIFNFHSDTSGHCKGQRSVPYNEIEIAIHVPRRSLIVLYGNARYKWKHGIYRQDINSRRICSTFRELSEEFGEGGKQEALGKELLDIALSFKGVPG; encoded by the exons ATGGATAACAATGAGTGGAAACCTTCCCAGTCTGGTCGAAGGAAACAG GACTATGGCCCAAAGGTGAACTTTAAAAAGCACAAGTTGAAAGTGGGATGTTTCAGTGGCCTACCAAGCTCCAGCCTCTTGCTTGTGGACCGAATGGCCCAATACAGTGTCTTGGAAGACTTCCTTCCTGTGGAACAATGTAACCTAGATTACAGACCAGAACACGGCTCTGCCATTGATCCGCACTTTGATGACTGGTGGCTGTGGGGCAAACGCTTGGTCAGCATTAATCTGTTGTCTGAAACCATATTATCGATGACCTGTGATTCAGAGGATTTTCTTCAGCTACACTTGACTGAAATGCTGCACAATGCTCAGCAAAATGAACTGATAAATGGTAATTcagaaagcatttttaatttcCACAGCGATACTTCAGGTCATTGCAAAGGTCAAAGATCTGTACCTTACAATGAAATAGAGATAGCAATTCATGTGCCAAGGAGATCTTTAATTGTTTTGTATGGAAATGCACGATATAAATGGAAACATGGAATTTACAGACAAGACATCAATTCAAGACGAATTTGCAGTACCTTTAGGGAGCTATCAGAAGAGTTTGGCGAGGGAGGGAAACAAGAGGCGCTGGGGAAAGAGCTCTTGGATATTGCATTAAGCTTTAAGGGTGTTCCTGGATAG